The Leptolyngbya sp. 'hensonii' genome includes the window GACCTCACTATTGACCTAGGGTATACGCAGAATACTAATCCTCTGTGTTCTCATAGTTTTTTGGCTCTGATGCATTAAACTCTCAACACAGGTACACAGGTCGTCATTTGCAAGGTATCGATATGAATCCTGAACTTCAACAGACTGAATATTCTGATGGTATCTCTCCCCATGCGGAGACAGCCAAAGCTAAGCTTGACAACAATGCCGGTGCTACAGAATCTGGTACTACAGGTCTACTGCCGTCCGCTGAATCTGGGCAGTGGCAGCAGATTGGTCTCCAAATGTTTGATTTCTTCAAGGATCTGGCTAACTACCTGGGGGCATTCATCAAAGAAAAACCCCTGACGGCTGTGGGTCTGTTCTTGTTGGCTGCTGTCTCTGTTAAGTTAACCCTGGCAGTTCTAAATGCCTTAAATGATCTGCCTCTG containing:
- a CDS encoding CAAD domain-containing protein, whose amino-acid sequence is MNPELQQTEYSDGISPHAETAKAKLDNNAGATESGTTGLLPSAESGQWQQIGLQMFDFFKDLANYLGAFIKEKPLTAVGLFLLAAVSVKLTLAVLNALNDLPLVAPTLELIGIGYVTWFTFRYLWKAASRQELIEQIQSLKGQIVGDDE